One Mus musculus strain C57BL/6J chromosome X, GRCm38.p6 C57BL/6J DNA window includes the following coding sequences:
- the Gm9 gene encoding uncharacterized protein LOC194854 gives MDHPRKFEHQDISYQSLGIDVSSERAKEVMPPMINVEGGNDGGDQFWPKSDLGRATGEDSSFVGTGAPGAKNEGKHKGYGDQDQPTLPAETRTQHLQDDADISMICRAFSQLKLEDLDHVFQCTQFPNIFVRNEVGMPTSVEPEAESVGHSEPEEELLKQSF, from the exons ATGGACCATCCCCGCAAGTTTGAACACCAGGACATCAGCTACCAGAGCCTCGGAATTGATGTGTCTTCGGAAAGAGCTAAAG AAGTGATGCCACCTATGATCAATGTTGAGGGAGGAAATGATGGTGGTGACCAATTTTGGCCTAAATCTGACTTGGGAAGAGCGACAGGAGAAGACAGTAGTTTTGTGGGTACAGGAGCGCCCGGAGCCAAAAACGAAGGCAAACACAAGGGCTATGGTGACCAGGACCAGCCAACTCTACCTGCAGAAACCAGGACCCAGCATTTGCAGGACGATGCTGACATAAGCATGATCTGTAGAGCCTTCAGCCAGCTGAAACTTGAAGATCTGGACCACGTGTTCCAATGCACTCAGTTCCCCAACATCTTTGTGAG AAACGAAGTTGGAATGCCCACAAGTGTTGAACCCGAAGCTGAATCCGTTGGGCACAGTGAACCGGAAGAGGAGCTGCTCAAGCAGTCATTCTAA